In the genome of Clostridia bacterium, one region contains:
- a CDS encoding response regulator, with amino-acid sequence MKILIAEDDLASRKFIYKFLSSYGDCDVTVDGIEAVEAFMLAWDEGNPYELVCLDIMMPKLDGLKALKAIRDIEKQKSVEASHRAKIIMTTALNDTRDVYGAFETGCEAYAAKPINTEKLIEVMKKLELIK; translated from the coding sequence ATGAAAATTTTAATTGCAGAAGACGACCTTGCCAGCAGAAAGTTTATTTACAAGTTTCTTTCTTCGTATGGGGATTGTGATGTGACCGTAGATGGTATAGAAGCTGTAGAAGCATTTATGCTTGCATGGGATGAAGGTAATCCTTATGAGCTTGTATGTCTTGACATAATGATGCCTAAACTGGATGGTTTAAAAGCATTAAAAGCCATACGTGATATTGAAAAACAAAAATCGGTCGAGGCTTCACACCGTGCCAAAATAATTATGACAACTGCACTAAATGATACAAGGGACGTATACGGTGCATTTGAAACCGGCTGTGAAGCATATGCTGCCAAACCAATAAATACCGAGAAGTTAATTGAAGTTATGAAAAAGCTTGAATTAATAAAATAA